In Sulfurovum xiamenensis, the following proteins share a genomic window:
- a CDS encoding quinone-dependent dihydroorotate dehydrogenase, translating to MSLFSYQNLKKILFKLDPETAHTVAGLGLRAIAHCPVLLRYVKNKNFVTHPILQQDIFGRTFQNPVGLGAGFDKNGQYITAMPTMGFGFTEIGTVTPKPQDGNAKPRLFRLLEDNSIQNAMGFNNKGSHYMLQRLKELYFFDYPMGINIGKNKLTPEDEALNDYETLFKAFKNYGDYIVINISSPNTPGLRDLQNEAFIKAIFKMAKEITTQPVLLKIAPDMEPEDAIALCKTAVEAGAAGIIATNTTIDYSLTPHAKDFGGISGALLTEKSYQLFKAIGKELYGKTLLISVGGIDSAEEAYRRIKAGASLVQVYSMLVYRGPALIKEINEGLIKLLQKDGYKHISEAIGADYK from the coding sequence TTGTCACTTTTTTCTTACCAAAATCTCAAAAAAATCCTTTTTAAACTTGATCCTGAGACAGCACACACTGTTGCCGGACTTGGACTTAGAGCTATTGCTCACTGTCCTGTACTACTGCGTTATGTGAAAAACAAGAACTTTGTTACACATCCTATCCTCCAACAGGATATCTTTGGACGTACCTTTCAAAATCCTGTAGGACTGGGGGCAGGATTTGACAAAAACGGTCAGTACATTACCGCCATGCCGACCATGGGGTTTGGATTTACAGAGATAGGTACCGTGACACCTAAACCGCAAGATGGTAATGCAAAACCGAGACTCTTTAGACTTCTTGAAGACAACTCCATACAAAATGCTATGGGATTTAACAACAAAGGCAGCCACTATATGTTGCAACGTCTTAAAGAACTCTACTTCTTTGACTACCCTATGGGCATCAACATTGGGAAAAACAAACTGACTCCCGAAGATGAAGCACTCAATGACTATGAAACACTCTTTAAAGCATTTAAAAATTATGGTGACTACATTGTGATCAACATTTCATCTCCAAACACACCGGGTCTGAGAGACCTGCAAAATGAGGCATTTATCAAGGCTATCTTTAAAATGGCAAAAGAGATCACCACGCAGCCTGTGCTGCTTAAAATCGCACCGGATATGGAACCCGAAGATGCCATTGCTCTTTGTAAAACAGCTGTAGAAGCAGGTGCTGCAGGTATCATTGCTACCAATACAACGATCGATTACTCTTTGACACCGCATGCCAAAGACTTCGGCGGTATCTCAGGGGCACTGCTGACAGAAAAATCATACCAGCTCTTCAAAGCCATAGGTAAAGAGCTGTATGGTAAGACCCTACTTATCTCTGTAGGGGGTATAGACTCTGCAGAAGAAGCCTACAGACGTATCAAAGCCGGTGCCTCTTTGGTACAGGTTTACAGTATGCTTGTCTACAGGGGTCCGGCACTGATCAAAGAGATCAATGAAGGTTTAATTAAACTCTTACAAAAAGATGGTTATAAACATATCAGCGAAGCCATCGGAGCAGATTACAAATGA